GTTGCTGTGAGGATTTAGCACAATAATCCATGCAAACAACAGCCAACGCAGTGTCTAGTACCTACCAAATATTTAACAGAAGAAAGTTTGATACACTTCCTGTTCATTAATGTGGAGATGATGGGACAAAGGAAAACCCATCAAGTTCACgctagttattctttttttttttttttttttttggtctttttgtcttttctagggccgcacccacagcatatggaggttcccaggctaggggtctaatcagagctgcagctgccagcctacgccagagccacagcaacgtgggatctgagctacgtctgcgacctacaccacggcaatgccggatccttaacccactgagcaaggccagggattgaaaccgaaacctcatggttcctagttggatttgttaacaactgagccatgacgggaactccagttattcttgactccagaaatattttcactttgttaGTGTTTTCAGAAAGTGCCAAGAGCTATTAGAAAACTCCACTTTATTTTCGCAGGTCATATGGTCCTCATTATACCAGTTTTCTCAGAGCTACCTTTACATCCCTGTTCCTTAAAGTGTAAATAATAGGGTTAAGGGCAGGGGTAAGCACTGTGTACAGAAGGGAAAGCaacttcaataaatattcactctGATGTCCTGATGGGAAGCCATAGACAATGCCCAGGGTCCCATAATACAGACCAACCACTGTCAGATGGGAGGAACAGGTGGAGAAGGCTCTCTGCTTGCCTTTGATGGAAGGAATCTTTAGAATGGTGGAGATGATGTGAGTATAAGAAGCCAGAGTTAGCAGAAAGGGGCCGAGGGCAAATAAAGAGGTGCATATAAAAGAGGTCATCTCAGCTACTTGAGTATCAGTGCAGGCCAGTTTCATGATGGGTTTCAAATCACAAAAGAAGTGGTCAATCTCATTGGCAGCACAGAATGTTAGCTGAAAAATAAGGACCATGAGAAGGATGGGTGCCAGAAATCCAGCCACCCAACAGGCACCAGCTAGCTGGAAGCAACGCCAGTGGTCCATAATTCTGGAATAATACAATGGGTTACAGATGGCTATGAAACGATCATAGGACATTACAGCCAGTAAGAAGCATTCTGTAGCTACCagggcagcaaaaaaataaaactggttaGCACAGTCTGGGAAAGAAATAGGCACATGAGCTGATAGCAATGTTCTCAGCATCATGGGCTCAATAGTAGTAGTATAGCCAATCTCTAGGAAGGAGAAGTGACcgagaaagaaatacatgggagTATGAAGGGAATGATCAGCCAAAACCACAGTTAGGATTATAATGTTGCCCATAAGAGTCACCACATATGTGGTCAAAAATATCCCAAAAAGAAGATATTGAAGACCATGGAGATCCCCAAAACCCAAAAGGATAAATTCTGAAATTTGGgtcatattttcttcttcagtgcTAGCCATAAgttggatctaaaaaaaaaaaaccaatataaaGAATGACCATTcatcaaattctatttttagaaaaaaaatcaaactgcttAGAGGCATTATACATATCAAGTTTAATAGGCCTCTTTCTGGATATTTGAGATTCttaattaataaatttttccACGGTCCCCCAGGGGCCATTTGGAAAGTTAATCTATGACTTCATTTATCATTTAATATATAGAATAAATGGGCCCTTGACACATGAATATGCACATTTTTCctgctatttatttttgaaaaaagagagggaaaatattttatccttgGAGATCTTACTTCATCATTTCTATTGCTGCTACAAGTATTATCATTAGcaatgaacattcttttttttggccatgcccatggcatatggaagttgcagggtcagggatcgaaccagtgccacagtagtgacccgagctgctgcagtgacaatgccagatccttaaaccattgcaccacaagggaactccagcaatgaaTATTCTTAATGACTTACCTGTAAATTGTACAGTTATAATCAAATTTGTTTCCTGTTTTAGAATTCCCATACCAATTAAATGCCATGAATTGAATTTCAAATGTTTGAACTCAGGCATGTCTCTGCCACTGAATGACTGTGTACCTTTGACTAAGTCACATCATTATCtgacagtttcctcatttatagaaCAGGATATTAATTCTGTATAACATATTTTGCACAATCACTGGTTCGTATTAGGCATTTAATGCATTCATCCATTCAGCAAcacttactgagtgcctactatatgACAAACTTTTTGAAAGGTACTTAGAATAAATGGTGAAAAAGTCCAGAATTTTTAAACAGTCAGGAGTATTCACTACATCTCATGGAGTTAACattttcatggaaaagaaaaacctaaaaacaagTAAAGACactcataaaataattttgagttGTCTACTATGAATGTAAAAAACAAGGACCCATAAGAGGAAATATgctttatgtatgtgtgtttaagaGATGGCTACTTTGGTTAGTGTGGTCAAGAAAAGTCTAAAACATTGAGAcctaaaaaaaatggcaagaagatAGGCATGCAAGATTTGGGaatgaggagagggagaaagtaTCCTAGGCAGAGGAAATGGGCCTTAAAGAATGAATGATTTAGAGTGTCAGAAAAAacggaaattaaaaaaaaaatatggtttgGGGGAGTTGGAGAGAGAGACCTgcataaagacagacagagacagagagagacagaaatgaaGAGTAGAGAAACAGGAAAGGGTCAGATCATTTAGGTCTTTGTAGGCTGTGCTATGCTATGTAGATGTTAAATACTGTAGGAATTCATTGGAGGGTGTCAAGCAGCATTGTGATCAAATTTACAGCTTAGAAACACTTTTTCCACGgtgtaataaatgaataaagagtgAGAACTTCATGGCTACACTGAGATGGTTAAGAGACTATTTCAGTGGACCGAGTGGGAGCTGATAGTAACCTGAATAAAGTAGTtgcaaaaaagatggaaagaagacaGGTCAAGATACATTTTGGAGGTAGAAATGCCAGGACTTACAAATACATTAGATGTGAGGAGTCATGAAAAGTGAACTATCAAAGATAAATCCTGCATTTCTGGTTTGAGCAATAGGTTCCTTTTACTTAGGAAAGGAATATGGAAGGAATATGATAATATGGAGGGAAGTTTAGGGAAAACACAGCTCAGTTTGGAGGTACTAAGTTTGAGATGTTTTTGAGAATTCTGAGTGGAGAGGAGAAGCACACAGCTGGATTTGAGCGCATGAAGCCCACACGAAAAGGCTGGAATAGGATGTAAATTTAGGAATCATCAGAATGTAGATAATATTCAAAGCCATGAGAATGGACAAGGTGACCTGAAGAGAGATTACAGATTTAAAAGAATGTGGTACACTGAGCTTTAAGACCCTCTTTCTCTTAGGCTAGACAGAGGAGGAGAAGTAAGAAAAAGTGATTGAAAAGGAGGAGTTAGTGAGGTACGATGTAAACTGGGAGGAAATGTAATAACGGAAGCCATGTTTCAAGAAAATTATTATGTGTTAAGAACGAGTATGAGGTTAAGATGAAGACACTGAATAGTCTCTTATATTTGGTTACATGGATAATAGATTTAGTAAAGTGGTGGAGACTGAAAGGGAACAGAGAAATTGAGTGGCAACTAAGAGAGATGAGCACTGACTCTCCTTTTCCATGCCAATGAGAATGACCCAGCATTGAAGGGTTACTACTGATGACGTGTAAGTCAGTGAGGAGCTCATCTTAAGAGtgaaatcttttaaattaaaaagtgagaTCAGTTGGGAGCACAAGTGGAGGGGTTAGATTTGGTGAGGGCAGGgacatttcatcttttttaacaAGAGGAAGGCTAGAGAAAATAGATGCAGTTGTACCCAAGCTGCTACATTTAATCTTAGGAAGATGATAGAGTTTGCTTCTaatggtttctgttttctcaatGAAGTAGAAGAAAGCTTTATCATGTAAAAGCGAGGGTAGAGGAAGACGTATAGGAAATTTGAGGGCAGGGGACAAATTGAAATAGTCATATCTACAAATGAGAATGCTACCCCAGGACAAACACTAAAATTTACAGGCATTGTTGAGTGGCAGTTTGACCTTTGAGagcataagtttaaggtgtaagCACACTGCTTTCTTGCATGATCTTCACTGGCAACGTTTAGTGGCTAGGGTGGAGTAGGCAAATAATTGGTTTCAATCAGGTTTAGAGTTtgacaaattaaaacaacagaagaaaagaggGGTGAGGGAGTTGGGGAATGTTTAGAAAAAAGTTGTAACAAAGGACTATATGATAAGTGTTAAATCTCTCTCATTCCTTCCACTGTTTTTTGAGACAGATAGGACATTAAATTATCATATGACCAACCCTTTAATTTTATTACTGAAAAAGAAACTTTAGGCTAGTAAACTGTCTTTCTTAGGATCTCAAACCTAGTCAGAAACAGAGCAGGAAATGACACCCAGATCCTGTCTTCTGGTTCTTACTCCTTCTATTATAGCATGTTCTTATTCTTTTTGCTCTCTTTGTATCTCTCTTCAGTGTCCTGCCCTCCAGGTGTAATATGTAAGTATCTGAAGAAAAATTTACCTTCAGTTTAGTAATTCATGTGTTGAGAGCTTAATactttcctgggttttttttgttttttgtttttgttttgttttgttttgtttttgtcttttgtctatttagggccgcacccgcagcatgtggaggttcccaggctaggggtcaaattggagctgtagctactggcctacaccagagccacagcaaagccgatctgagccacgtctgcgacctacatacaccacagctcatggcaacgccagatccttaacccactgagtgaggccagggatcaaacacacaacctcatggttactagtcagattcgctaaccactgaaccatgatgggaactccgagagcttAATACTTTTCAAAGAACTTTCAGATCCATCATCATTTTTAATCTTCCCAGCTATCTTGTGAAATATTTGGGAGTAGGTTTTTGATTCATCTGGTctgatttttcagatgagaaaactgagtatGATGATTACCACACTACCACATTATAGTTGTATTTCAATTATAACTCTTTCTCTTGGAGATAAAATGCTAATCTTATGTATGTTGATATAAGTGTGAATTTACAAGATGCTAATCATATTACGAGCCAAGAGTTTTGGTCCAGCAACTGGAGGATAGGAGCCATATGGAGATTGCCATCATCTGAGCTGAACAACAAATATCAGAAACCGAGGTAGACTTCCAGGATGGAAATGTAACACAAAACttgctttaggaaaaaaagaagtttagaAGGCAGGATGAAGTAAACTGTTTCAGAGCTATGGTGGGAGTCCAGCAAAAGTAGAACCTTctcagaagaaggaggagagCATTGCAGGCAgagagaataatgtgaaaaaaaatctccagttaCCTGTGGACCATGTTGGCCATTGATTTTAGAAAGGTTGTTTGAGCAAAATAGGTATGGGACTGAGGGCAGAAAAGGGAGGaagcaaatacacatttttttggagaaagaaataccaaaaaagatTTGGTTAAAGTGGGAGAAACAAAGAGAGTTTCCAAGGGAGGAAAGGAGCCATCAGGATTGATAGTAAGAAGGTGCCATGAATATCAGAATGCTGGGGCAAGAATCTTGACTACACTGAGATGGGGGAAGTGAAAAGTAAAAACAGCAAATGTGGGTTATTATCAAAAGACTATTGGTGAAgtaaaggagagggagagagaaccaaAAAAAGTACAGgtagaaaagagagaggattgACACGAGGTTTTCTTGTTTATTCTTGATTTTGCTTTCTAGTGAAGGAGAAACTTGACCAAGATTCTAGGTGAAGAATCTAAGTCCGGAGTAAAGTAAATATGAAAGACATGCAAAAGGATGACTGATGGAGCAAGGAGGGGCTCAGAGGATGTTAGAGAGGATGGGATGGGGAAATATACAAGTCAAGGCATTATCTTTAGGCAAGAAAGAACGATCATCTTTTAGAAGAGGAGAAGGGGTAAGGATGGTTGTGGGTAGTGATTATCAAGATAATTA
Above is a genomic segment from Sus scrofa isolate TJ Tabasco breed Duroc chromosome X, Sscrofa11.1, whole genome shotgun sequence containing:
- the LOC110257692 gene encoding olfactory receptor 10A4-like — its product is MASTEEENMTQISEFILLGFGDLHGLQYLLFGIFLTTYVVTLMGNIIILTVVLADHSLHTPMYFFLGHFSFLEIGYTTTIEPMMLRTLLSAHVPISFPDCANQFYFFAALVATECFLLAVMSYDRFIAICNPLYYSRIMDHWRCFQLAGACWVAGFLAPILLMVLIFQLTFCAANEIDHFFCDLKPIMKLACTDTQVAEMTSFICTSLFALGPFLLTLASYTHIISTILKIPSIKGKQRAFSTCSSHLTVVGLYYGTLGIVYGFPSGHQSEYLLKLLSLLYTVLTPALNPIIYTLRNRDVKVALRKLV